The genomic stretch GGCGGCCGTCGTCGCGCGGCTCCTCGGAGCGCAGCCAACTCGTGCCGGTGTCCTCGGGGGAGCGCGAACGCTGATCGGTCAGGTCGGTCCACGTCGCCGAGCCCTCGATCGCGTTACGTTGCCACGACGGACGCGAGTTCCACGACGGCTGCTGCTTGGGCTCGACCAGTTCCTGCCACGAAGGGGAGCTTTCCGCAGGCGTACGGGGGGAGGGTTGTTGCCATGAAGGCGTGGTGGTCTCGCCCGAGCGCTGCCGGCTGGGAGTGCCCGGCTCGTTCGCCGAGTCGGTGAACTGCTGCCAGGCCGGACGCGAATCGTCGCGTGAGTCGTCCGACCAGGCCGTGCTCGAGAGCGCGGGCTGAGCCATCGGGGTCTCGTCGGCAGGCGGATAAGAGCTGTTGCCGCCGGTCTGCCACGCCTCGGTGGTGGAACGCCAGACGTGGGTGCCGGTGGTCGAACGCCACTCGGTCGTCTGCCGCCAGCGAGCACCGGTCGCGCGCCACTCGGCCGTCTCGGTACGCCAGCCCACGCCGTCGGCCGGGAAGGTCGGGCGGCCCGTCTCGGCCACGTCCGACCAGCGGTTCGCCGGCTCGACGGCCTGATGCGGGTCGGATTCCGACTGCTGCGCCCACGCGTCGGCCCGGCGCTGCCAGTCGAGCGCCTCGGCGCTCGGCTGCAGGCTGCCGGTGTCCGTGAGCGACGACCATTTCGGCTCAGGGTCGGCGAAATCGGGTGAATCCGGGCTACGGGAGGAACGCGACTCGGCCGCTCGCCGCTCGCGCGACATGCGGGCACCGTAGTCCCACTCCCGTTGGTCCACCTGAAAAGCGTGCCTTCCGCGCGTCGGAACCGCAACGCCTCGGCGCGACGGCTTGCTCACGCCGGGCAGCTTTTCGCACTTGTGCAGGTCTTTTTCCCCCTCCACAGGCGGGAACTGCGAAATGCCTGCTCGGCAAGGCAGAACCTTAGCCGCCCCGGCGAGTTGTACACAGGCTGTGCACAGGGCTACCCACAGGATCGGGCGGGATGTCCACAGGTTGTCCCGAGGCTCGTCCACCGGTGCGGTTGGGCAGGTCGGGGGCCGGTTCGTAGAGTGGGTCGGCCGCGAGCGCGGGGCTTGATCGGGAGATTTTCCTGATCATGATCGGAGTCAGCCGAAAGTGTCATACCCGGGTTGTTTGATCTGGGGTGCGCGAACGGCGAGCTGAGGAGGTCCGGGGTGTCGATCACCGACGAGACGCGGCCGCCGGCCACACCGTCCGGAGGATCCGGTGGCGGGCCGGGCGGTGGCGCGCCCTCGGGTGGCGCCTTTGACAAGTCGCCGCCCCAAGACGTCGCGGCTGAGCAGGGCGTTCTCGGCGGCATGCTGCTCTCCAAGGACGCGATCGCCGACGTCGTGGAAATCCTCAAGACGCAGGACTTCTACCGTCCGGTCCACGCCACGATCTTCGACGTCATCCTCGACCTGTACGGGCGCGGGGAGCCCGCCGACGCGCTGACGGTGGCCGCCGCCCTGGCCGACTCGGGTGATCTGCAACGCATCGGCGGCGTGCCGTACCTGCACACCCTGATCGAGAGCGTGCCCACCGCCGCCAACGCCGCCTACTACGCCCGCATCGTCGGCGAACGGGCCATCCTGCGCCGCGTCGTCGAGGCCGGCACCAAGATCGTCCAGCTGGGTTACGGCGCCAACGGCAACGGCGGCCGTGATGTGGACGACATCGTCGACCTGGCCCAGCAGGCGATCTATGACGTCACCGAGAAACGGGTCAGCGAGGATTACGCCGCCCTCGGCGACATGCTGCAGCCCACACTCGACGAGATCGAGGCGGTGGGCGCGGCCGGCGGCGTGATGAGCGGCGTGCCGACCGGCTTTTCCGACCTTGACCGCCTGCTCAACGGCCTGCACCCCGGTCAGCTGATCATCGTGGCCGGTCGCCCCGGTCTCGGCAAGTCGACCGCCAGCATGGACTTCGCCCGCAACGCGGCCATCCGGCACAACTGCGCCAGCGCGATCTTCTCCCTGGAAATGAGCAAGATCGAGATGGTGATGCGACTGCTCTCGGCCGAGGCCCGCGTCCCGCTGCACGTGCTGCGTTCGGGCCAGCTCACCGACGACGACTGGAGCAAACTGGCCCGCCGCATGGGCGAGATCAGCGAAGCCCCGATCTTCGTCGACGACACCCCGAACATGAACCTCATGGAGATCCGGGCCAAGGCGCGCCGGCTCAAACAGCGCAACAACCTCAAGCTCCTGGTGATCGACTACCTCCAGCTGATGTCCTCGCCGAAACGCACCGAGAGCCGGCAGCAAGAGGTCTCCGAGCTGTCCCGTGGTCTCAAGCTGCTGGCCAAAGAGATCGAGTGCCCGGTGATCGGCGTCTCCCAGCTGAACCGTGGCCCCGAGCAGCGCACCGACAAGCGGCCCCAGCTGTCCGACCTGCGTGAGTCCGGCTCCATCGAGCAGGACGCCGACGTGGTCATCCTGCTGCACCGCGACGACTACTACGACAAGGAAAGCCCGCGGGCCGGCGAGGCCGATTTCATCGTGGCCAAACACCGGAACGGCCCCACCGACACGGTGACCGTGGCCGCCCAGCTGCACTTGTCCCGCTTCGTAGACATGGCCATCGTTTAGCGAGGTTGTAGGTTCTCACGAACCGTGCGACATTCTCAGACCTGATGCGACATGGATGCGACATGTCGCATCTTGGTGAGATTAGCAGGAATCCTGCTTATCCTCTTCCGATAGAAAAGCATTCGGGAGCTATGTCTCGTATGGCCTATATGGAGTAGGTGACTGATATGTGCGATACATCCATCGCTCAATAGGCTATAAGCGGATTCAGGTCTTAGCTGCCCAGTCACTTCGCGTGCTCGACTTGAGCGGTGGGAACTTCCGCCGGCGACGGCCTTCAAGGCGCGAGTGGTCGCTGCGCACTCGTTAGCCTTCGACGTGAAGATGGGAAAGTGGAGTCCGATCTTCCTTGGACTTCCGCTCCCGTTGAAGTGATGGCGTGTGCGGTGCCGTGGCGGGTGTTCCGGTGGTATCGAGGCCAGCGGCACTACTCCGGCTATTACTGGTCGAGTACCCAGAAACAGCACGTCACGTACGAGTCGCGGCTAGAACTGTCGCACCTGATTTCGGCCGATTTCGACCCGTCGGTGCAGGGGATAGTATCCCAGCCCTTCCTACTGGCTTTGCAGACTGACCCTGTACGAAGGCATGTACCGGACTACCTGCTGGTTACCAGCGGAAACCCGATCGTTATCGACGTGAAGCCTGCGCGGTACCTGGATCACCCCAAGATCGCTCCGACGTTGTCCTGGACGCGCGAAATCGTGGAAAGCCGGGGCTGGGAGTACCGCGTCTGCACCGAGCCACCGCCAGCCCGCATGGAAAACGTGCGTTTCCTGGCCGGATACCGGAGATCCTGGCTAATTCCCCAAGAACCTCTGGCGCGGCTGCGAAATGCGGATCTGAACGGGAGAACGCTCGGCGAAGCCTTCACGTGCCTGCCCGATCTCCCGGAACCCTACGTCCGAGCGGCCGTGCTTCACCTGCTCTGGACCGG from Paractinoplanes brasiliensis encodes the following:
- a CDS encoding TnsA-like heteromeric transposase endonuclease subunit — its product is MESDLPWTSAPVEVMACAVPWRVFRWYRGQRHYSGYYWSSTQKQHVTYESRLELSHLISADFDPSVQGIVSQPFLLALQTDPVRRHVPDYLLVTSGNPIVIDVKPARYLDHPKIAPTLSWTREIVESRGWEYRVCTEPPPARMENVRFLAGYRRSWLIPQEPLARLRNADLNGRTLGEAFTCLPDLPEPYVRAAVLHLLWTGHLVTDLEQPLDSSQQIWERR
- the dnaB gene encoding replicative DNA helicase, giving the protein MSITDETRPPATPSGGSGGGPGGGAPSGGAFDKSPPQDVAAEQGVLGGMLLSKDAIADVVEILKTQDFYRPVHATIFDVILDLYGRGEPADALTVAAALADSGDLQRIGGVPYLHTLIESVPTAANAAYYARIVGERAILRRVVEAGTKIVQLGYGANGNGGRDVDDIVDLAQQAIYDVTEKRVSEDYAALGDMLQPTLDEIEAVGAAGGVMSGVPTGFSDLDRLLNGLHPGQLIIVAGRPGLGKSTASMDFARNAAIRHNCASAIFSLEMSKIEMVMRLLSAEARVPLHVLRSGQLTDDDWSKLARRMGEISEAPIFVDDTPNMNLMEIRAKARRLKQRNNLKLLVIDYLQLMSSPKRTESRQQEVSELSRGLKLLAKEIECPVIGVSQLNRGPEQRTDKRPQLSDLRESGSIEQDADVVILLHRDDYYDKESPRAGEADFIVAKHRNGPTDTVTVAAQLHLSRFVDMAIV